In Stenotrophomonas sp. 169, one DNA window encodes the following:
- a CDS encoding helicase HerA-like domain-containing protein: MDPILLGNGITDDIAVTLLPKLGNRHGLVAGATGTGKTVTLMTLAEGFSRIGVPVFMADVKGDVSGLAVAGAGGDALLQRAAQIGVADYAPAASPAIFWDLYGKLGHPVRTTISEMGPTLLSRILELSDTQSGVMDIVFKLADDRGLLLLDMDDLRALLGLVAEERKDISTEYGLVSAQSVAAIQRALLRLSQDGGEAFFGEPALELADLMRVNHDGRGVIGILAADQLVLKPRLYSTFLLWLLSELFETLPEVGDLEKPKLVFIFDEAHLLFNDAPSSLVQRIEQVVRLIRSKGVGVYFCSQFPDDVPANILGQLGNRVQHALRAFTPRDQKAVKTAAETFVPNPKLDVARVLASLGTGEALVSTLQDKGIPMPVQQTLIAPPRCRMGPVTDTERAQVRAGSPVGTRYDTAINRESAAERLAQRAQKTVETTDAPKARTREQDDAQGGGFGQTIKDAIFGTKRRQGMIETMAKQTTRTVGTKLGNQIVRGILGGIFGGKR, from the coding sequence ATGGACCCGATTCTGCTCGGCAACGGCATCACCGACGACATAGCGGTCACCCTGTTGCCGAAACTGGGCAATCGCCATGGCCTGGTCGCCGGCGCTACCGGTACCGGCAAGACCGTCACCTTGATGACGCTGGCCGAGGGCTTCTCGCGCATCGGCGTTCCGGTATTCATGGCGGACGTAAAAGGCGACGTATCCGGCTTGGCGGTTGCCGGGGCCGGCGGTGATGCCCTGCTGCAGCGCGCGGCGCAGATCGGCGTGGCCGACTACGCACCGGCGGCCAGTCCGGCCATCTTCTGGGACCTGTACGGCAAGCTGGGGCACCCGGTGCGCACCACCATCAGCGAAATGGGGCCGACCCTGCTGTCACGGATCCTGGAACTGAGTGACACCCAGTCCGGCGTGATGGATATCGTGTTCAAGCTGGCCGATGACCGCGGGTTGCTGCTGTTGGACATGGATGACCTGCGCGCCCTGCTTGGCCTGGTTGCTGAAGAACGCAAGGACATCTCCACCGAATACGGCCTGGTCAGCGCGCAGTCGGTCGCGGCGATCCAACGCGCGCTGCTACGCCTGTCCCAGGACGGCGGTGAAGCGTTCTTCGGCGAACCGGCACTGGAACTGGCTGACCTCATGCGGGTCAACCATGACGGACGCGGCGTGATCGGCATCCTTGCAGCGGACCAGCTGGTGCTCAAGCCCAGGCTGTATTCCACCTTCCTGCTGTGGTTGCTGTCGGAGCTGTTTGAAACGCTGCCGGAAGTGGGCGACCTGGAGAAGCCGAAGCTGGTCTTCATCTTCGACGAGGCGCACCTGCTGTTCAACGACGCACCGTCGTCCCTGGTGCAGCGTATCGAGCAGGTGGTGCGGCTGATCCGTTCCAAGGGGGTCGGTGTGTACTTCTGTTCCCAGTTCCCCGACGACGTGCCCGCCAACATCCTGGGCCAGCTGGGCAACCGGGTGCAGCATGCGCTGCGCGCCTTTACCCCGCGCGACCAGAAGGCGGTCAAGACCGCCGCAGAGACGTTCGTTCCCAATCCGAAGCTGGACGTGGCGCGCGTCCTTGCCTCGCTCGGCACCGGTGAAGCGCTGGTGTCCACGCTGCAGGACAAAGGCATTCCGATGCCGGTGCAGCAGACCCTGATCGCCCCACCCCGCTGCCGGATGGGGCCGGTGACCGACACGGAACGTGCGCAGGTGCGTGCAGGCAGTCCGGTCGGGACGCGCTATGACACTGCCATCAACCGCGAATCGGCAGCGGAACGGCTGGCACAGCGGGCGCAGAAAACCGTGGAAACGACCGACGCGCCCAAGGCCCGCACGCGCGAACAGGATGACGCCCAGGGCGGCGGCTTCGGCCAGACCATCAAGGACGCCATCTTCGGCACCAAACGCCGCCAAGGCATGATCGAGACCATGGCCAAACAGACCACGCGGACCGTCGGCACCAAGCTGGGCAACCAGATCGTACGCGGGATTCTCGGTGGCATCTTCGGCGGCAAGCGCTGA
- a CDS encoding SufE family protein has protein sequence MTDSPFPLEATAAEAQTTIADEFSFFSDWSERYQYLIDLGRKLPTFPEAWKTEEHRLLGCQSMVWIVPEGNADNLRFHAISDSAIVSGLIFLALRVYSGRSASEILATEPTYIQDIGLSRHLSPTRSNGVAAMLSFIRETAQAQQPHPAP, from the coding sequence ATGACCGACTCCCCCTTTCCCCTTGAAGCCACCGCTGCCGAGGCACAGACCACGATCGCCGACGAGTTCTCGTTCTTCAGCGACTGGTCCGAGCGCTACCAGTACCTGATCGACCTGGGCCGCAAGCTGCCGACCTTCCCTGAGGCATGGAAGACCGAAGAGCATCGCCTGCTCGGCTGCCAGTCGATGGTGTGGATCGTGCCCGAGGGCAATGCAGACAACCTGCGCTTCCATGCGATCAGTGACTCGGCGATCGTGTCCGGCCTGATCTTCCTGGCCCTGCGGGTGTATTCCGGCAGGAGCGCAAGCGAGATACTCGCCACCGAACCGACCTACATCCAGGACATCGGTCTGTCGCGCCACCTCTCGCCCACCCGCAGCAATGGCGTGGCGGCGATGCTGTCCTTCATCCGTGAGACTGCACAGGCCCAGCAACCGCACCCTGCCCCGTGA
- a CDS encoding DUF3025 domain-containing protein, which yields MSCFAHPLFDAVRAYGDLLTARDWPAIDGLANRLLLPGKHLVPQDERLLADGLHYECRIAERGQIATRAENWHDLFNALVWARYPAIKLALNACQCMHIAAMGASQRNRAQAALTQFDETGVIVRVRDAAVMAAWNAHDWQGLFVQHAGSWRNGDISVVAVIGHALMEQALLPGRLLVGKCVVVQGEEDAMCVDAVAQAIGHQDVLTDPLQLRPLPLAGIPGWHAPQDVGFYRQAAYFRPLRDGRVYPLPVEPQVEPPVEPTSVGCISRGAKAAD from the coding sequence ATGTCCTGCTTTGCGCACCCGCTGTTCGACGCGGTGCGCGCATACGGCGATCTACTGACCGCACGTGACTGGCCAGCGATCGATGGTCTTGCCAACCGTCTGCTGCTGCCCGGCAAGCATCTTGTCCCGCAGGATGAGAGGCTGCTGGCCGATGGCCTGCACTATGAGTGCCGCATTGCCGAGCGCGGGCAGATCGCGACCCGCGCGGAAAACTGGCATGACCTGTTCAATGCCTTGGTCTGGGCGCGCTACCCGGCCATCAAACTTGCCCTCAACGCGTGCCAGTGCATGCACATTGCGGCCATGGGGGCCAGCCAGCGCAATCGCGCGCAGGCCGCGCTGACCCAGTTCGACGAAACGGGCGTGATCGTCCGGGTGCGCGACGCTGCGGTGATGGCAGCGTGGAATGCGCACGATTGGCAGGGTCTGTTTGTCCAGCACGCTGGATCGTGGCGTAACGGCGACATCAGCGTGGTTGCGGTGATCGGCCACGCGCTGATGGAGCAGGCGCTGCTGCCGGGCCGTCTGCTGGTCGGCAAATGCGTGGTGGTGCAAGGCGAGGAGGATGCGATGTGCGTCGACGCGGTGGCGCAGGCGATCGGGCATCAGGACGTCCTGACAGACCCCCTGCAACTGCGGCCCCTGCCGTTGGCCGGGATTCCCGGATGGCATGCCCCGCAGGACGTCGGATTCTATCGCCAGGCAGCGTATTTCCGACCGCTGCGCGACGGCCGTGTCTACCCGCTCCCGGTAGAGCCGCAGGTAGAGCCGCCGGTAGAGCCGACTTCAGTCGGCTGCATTTCACGCGGTGCAAAGGCAGCCGACTGA
- a CDS encoding transglycosylase SLT domain-containing protein, with translation MPVPVLLARALPVLALASLLVAVPDAHAQRVSNRDRAKADALQQRMGVAEKRYTDALLRVANADPKGAAEADAALEDMEDVLSACVAQKGCQMSNLLATYKRLLKRDADAEGEDSVADEAGDTLQADPDHIGPLAADVPEAARAAALLNDKRHAFDSMVEYNPAIQAGIRRWLTDMRPALLTSYENYQNVRAVMWPEWEKRGLPEALLFGIMAKESNGRVHASSRAGAAGLMQFMPATGRRFGLGPDGTGFDTRFDARSAAEASATYLNERMRQLNNNIELSLAGYNGGEGRALRVFRQGGGQSFWVDSVYSEFPAETKDYVPMVIAAAWIFLHPQQYGVEFPKVNAQPATVRLAKSTTIYELTICLGSQGTRDGYMRTLRNLNPRYEADGWIPAGTLINATTRIAGLYTRNCVSGPRADLARTLITADLNAAIVRPSAASFTGSVAVGGVVPVAAAEASVVGTAPAAPVVAPRPAAARPQPVRTHKVGKGDTLGRIAAKFRCDVPTLARANGLKAPAYSLRQGQTLKLQGCGN, from the coding sequence ATGCCCGTTCCTGTCCTGCTTGCTCGTGCCTTGCCCGTCCTGGCGCTCGCCAGCCTGCTGGTTGCCGTCCCCGACGCCCATGCGCAGCGTGTATCCAACCGTGACCGGGCCAAGGCCGATGCGCTGCAGCAGCGCATGGGCGTGGCCGAGAAACGCTACACCGACGCGCTGCTGCGCGTGGCCAATGCCGATCCCAAGGGGGCTGCCGAAGCCGATGCGGCACTGGAAGACATGGAGGACGTGCTGAGCGCATGCGTGGCGCAGAAGGGCTGCCAGATGAGCAACCTGCTGGCGACCTACAAGCGGCTGCTCAAGCGGGATGCCGATGCGGAAGGCGAGGACAGCGTGGCCGACGAGGCGGGTGACACCTTGCAGGCCGACCCTGACCACATCGGGCCGCTGGCCGCCGACGTGCCCGAGGCGGCGCGTGCCGCCGCCCTGCTCAACGACAAGCGCCACGCCTTCGACAGCATGGTGGAGTACAACCCGGCCATCCAGGCCGGCATCCGCCGTTGGCTCACCGACATGCGCCCCGCGTTGCTGACCAGCTACGAGAATTACCAGAACGTGCGCGCGGTCATGTGGCCGGAGTGGGAGAAGCGCGGTCTGCCCGAGGCGCTGCTGTTCGGCATCATGGCCAAGGAATCCAACGGGCGCGTGCATGCGTCATCGCGTGCGGGCGCTGCCGGGTTGATGCAGTTCATGCCGGCTACCGGTCGGCGGTTCGGACTGGGCCCGGATGGCACCGGCTTCGATACCCGGTTCGATGCGCGCAGCGCGGCTGAAGCCAGCGCGACCTACCTCAATGAGCGCATGCGCCAGCTCAACAACAATATCGAGCTGTCGCTGGCAGGCTACAACGGCGGGGAAGGGCGCGCGCTGCGTGTGTTCCGCCAGGGCGGTGGTCAGAGCTTCTGGGTGGACAGCGTGTACAGCGAGTTCCCGGCAGAAACCAAAGACTACGTGCCGATGGTGATCGCGGCGGCCTGGATCTTCCTGCATCCGCAGCAGTACGGCGTCGAGTTCCCGAAGGTCAACGCACAGCCGGCCACGGTGCGCCTGGCCAAGTCGACGACGATCTACGAGCTGACCATCTGCCTGGGTAGCCAAGGCACGCGTGATGGCTACATGCGGACGCTGCGCAACCTCAACCCGCGCTACGAGGCGGACGGCTGGATCCCGGCCGGTACGCTGATCAATGCCACCACCCGCATCGCTGGTCTGTACACGCGCAACTGCGTCAGCGGCCCGCGTGCCGACCTGGCGCGTACGCTGATCACCGCCGATCTCAATGCGGCGATCGTGCGTCCCAGCGCAGCCAGCTTCACCGGCAGCGTGGCGGTGGGGGGCGTGGTGCCGGTGGCGGCTGCGGAAGCGAGCGTGGTCGGCACGGCGCCGGCCGCCCCGGTGGTCGCACCGCGTCCTGCCGCAGCGCGCCCGCAGCCGGTGCGCACCCACAAGGTGGGAAAGGGCGACACGCTTGGCAGGATCGCGGCGAAGTTCCGCTGCGATGTGCCGACGCTGGCCCGCGCGAATGGGCTGAAAGCGCCCGCGTACAGCCTGCGCCAAGGCCAGACGTTGAAGCTGCAGGGCTGTGGCAACTGA
- the greB gene encoding transcription elongation factor GreB — MSRWRPPAEKSTALITSSGHARLKAELDDLWRVRRPEVVRALAAAAAEGDRSENAEYTYRKKQLGEIDRRVRYLSKRLEALRVVDGEPSDPQAVFFGAWVELENVDSGEVRRHRIVGPDETDASTGWISIDSPLARALLKKRVDDEFEVDLPGGRHGFVIVSVAYNSV; from the coding sequence ATGTCGCGTTGGCGTCCACCGGCAGAGAAAAGTACTGCGTTGATCACCTCCAGCGGCCATGCGCGCCTGAAAGCAGAGCTGGACGACCTGTGGCGGGTACGCCGCCCGGAGGTGGTGCGGGCCCTGGCGGCGGCCGCCGCTGAAGGCGATCGTTCGGAGAACGCCGAATACACGTACCGCAAGAAGCAGCTCGGCGAGATCGACCGGCGCGTGCGGTACCTGAGCAAGCGACTGGAAGCCCTGCGCGTGGTCGACGGTGAACCCAGCGACCCACAGGCGGTCTTCTTCGGCGCGTGGGTGGAACTGGAGAACGTGGACAGCGGCGAAGTGCGTCGGCACCGCATTGTCGGCCCGGACGAAACCGACGCCAGCACCGGCTGGATCAGCATTGATTCGCCCTTGGCCCGCGCCCTGTTGAAGAAGCGCGTCGACGACGAGTTCGAAGTCGACCTGCCCGGGGGCCGGCACGGCTTCGTGATCGTATCGGTCGCGTACAACAGCGTCTGA
- the cysS gene encoding cysteine--tRNA ligase has product MTLRLHNNLTRQLETFTPLDPACPTLYVCGPTVYNYVHIGNARGPVVFGVLADLLRRRFGNLRYARNITDVDDKINTAAREQGVPISTITDRFAAAYRDDMAALGVVPPDIEPEVTAHMAQIIAMIEQLIANGHAYAAEGHVLFAVDTFEGYGKLSRRDPEEMLAGARVEVAPYKRAAGDFVLWKPSSDDLPGWASPWGRGRPGWHIECSAMAAAHLGPTIDIHAGGVDLQFPHHENEIAQSECAHGGKVFARFWLHNGMLNFGGAKMSKSLGNIERVHDLVRQHPPEALRLALLSAHYRQPLDWSDAVIEQAGRTLDRLYGTLRDLADVDAQARIPAAIEAALDDDLNTPLALAELARIAGEARKAVDPAARHQLKQELLGAGLALGLLQQDPGVWFGNAAGDSDDDARIQALIDARAAAKQNRDFARSDAIRDQLAAEGIVLEDTAQGVRWVRKRA; this is encoded by the coding sequence ATGACACTGCGCCTGCACAACAACCTGACACGACAGCTCGAAACGTTCACCCCGCTCGATCCTGCCTGTCCGACCCTGTATGTGTGCGGCCCTACTGTCTACAACTACGTGCACATCGGCAACGCGCGCGGACCGGTGGTATTCGGCGTGCTGGCCGACCTGCTGCGCCGCCGCTTCGGCAACCTGCGCTATGCGCGCAACATCACCGACGTGGACGACAAGATCAACACCGCTGCGCGAGAGCAGGGTGTGCCGATCAGCACCATCACCGACCGCTTCGCCGCTGCCTACCGCGACGACATGGCCGCATTGGGCGTGGTACCGCCGGATATCGAGCCGGAAGTCACCGCGCACATGGCGCAGATCATCGCCATGATCGAGCAGCTCATCGCCAACGGCCATGCCTACGCGGCGGAAGGCCACGTCCTGTTCGCCGTGGACACCTTCGAGGGCTACGGCAAGCTGTCGCGCCGCGACCCGGAGGAAATGCTGGCCGGTGCCCGCGTGGAGGTGGCGCCCTACAAACGCGCCGCGGGTGATTTCGTCCTGTGGAAGCCGTCGAGCGACGACCTCCCGGGCTGGGCGTCCCCGTGGGGGCGTGGCCGCCCCGGCTGGCACATCGAGTGTTCGGCAATGGCCGCCGCGCACCTGGGCCCGACCATCGACATCCACGCCGGCGGCGTGGACCTGCAGTTCCCGCATCATGAAAACGAAATCGCGCAGAGTGAGTGCGCGCATGGCGGTAAGGTCTTTGCGCGCTTCTGGCTGCACAACGGCATGCTGAATTTCGGCGGTGCCAAGATGAGCAAATCGCTCGGCAACATCGAACGCGTGCACGACCTGGTGCGCCAGCACCCTCCGGAAGCGCTGCGCCTGGCGCTGCTGTCGGCGCATTACCGGCAGCCGCTGGACTGGTCCGACGCCGTGATCGAGCAAGCAGGACGCACCTTGGACCGCCTGTACGGCACGCTGCGTGATCTGGCCGACGTCGACGCGCAGGCACGGATTCCGGCAGCCATCGAAGCGGCGCTGGATGACGACCTCAACACGCCCTTGGCCCTGGCCGAACTGGCACGCATCGCCGGTGAGGCGCGCAAAGCCGTCGATCCTGCTGCACGCCACCAGCTCAAGCAGGAACTGCTCGGCGCCGGCCTCGCGCTGGGCCTGTTGCAGCAGGATCCGGGCGTGTGGTTCGGCAACGCCGCTGGCGACAGCGACGACGATGCCCGCATCCAGGCCCTGATCGACGCGCGGGCAGCGGCCAAGCAGAACCGCGATTTCGCCCGTTCCGACGCCATCCGCGACCAGCTGGCGGCCGAAGGCATCGTGCTGGAAGACACCGCCCAGGGTGTGCGCTGGGTACGCAAGCGCGCCTGA
- a CDS encoding MFS transporter, with protein sequence MSVPAPTEESARTLLARPGFTKLLAYRIFAMLSYQIVAVTVGWHIYEVTRNPFSLGLVGLAEVLPFFCVAPFAGYLVDHLPRRRLGMAACAGLVATALVLCAVAFGRLPFHGVWPIYAAIALTGMVRAFLSPIYNALFARVLERHQFARGAGLGSVFFQAGMVVGPALGGVLVGWGGKGVAYGVATGFAVVAMGCLASLRVTEPVHTGPAAPIFRSIAEGARFVVGNRIMVGAMALDMFSVLLGGVVAMLPAFLQEILHYGPEGLGILRAAPALGSIAVGLWLARHPLQQHAGRVLLFAVGGFGVCVISFGLSHHFWLSALILLFYGAFDGVSVVVRSTILQLATPEEMRGRVSSINGIFISSSNELGAFYAGTMAKWLGLVPAVVLGGFAVLSVAGITAWKNPTLRRLNLRDLQ encoded by the coding sequence GTGAGCGTGCCGGCCCCCACCGAAGAAAGCGCGCGCACGCTGCTGGCCCGTCCCGGCTTCACCAAGCTGCTGGCCTACCGCATCTTCGCGATGCTGTCGTACCAGATCGTGGCTGTCACCGTGGGGTGGCACATCTACGAGGTCACCCGGAATCCCTTTTCGCTGGGCCTGGTCGGCCTGGCCGAAGTGCTGCCGTTCTTCTGCGTGGCGCCGTTCGCGGGCTATCTGGTCGACCACCTGCCGCGGCGCCGGCTGGGCATGGCCGCGTGTGCCGGCCTGGTCGCCACCGCGCTGGTGCTGTGCGCGGTAGCGTTCGGCCGGCTCCCCTTCCACGGCGTCTGGCCGATCTATGCGGCCATCGCGTTGACCGGCATGGTCCGCGCCTTCCTGTCACCCATCTACAACGCACTGTTTGCCCGCGTGCTGGAGCGCCATCAGTTCGCACGCGGCGCCGGGCTGGGCAGTGTGTTCTTCCAGGCGGGCATGGTGGTCGGCCCCGCGCTGGGCGGCGTACTGGTGGGCTGGGGCGGCAAGGGCGTGGCGTACGGTGTGGCGACCGGCTTTGCGGTGGTGGCCATGGGCTGCCTGGCCTCGCTGCGCGTCACCGAGCCGGTGCACACCGGGCCGGCCGCGCCGATCTTCCGCAGCATCGCCGAAGGGGCGCGCTTTGTGGTCGGCAACCGGATCATGGTCGGGGCGATGGCGCTGGACATGTTTTCGGTGCTGCTGGGCGGCGTGGTGGCGATGCTGCCCGCCTTCCTGCAGGAGATTCTGCATTACGGCCCGGAAGGACTGGGCATCCTGCGTGCGGCCCCGGCATTGGGTTCCATCGCGGTCGGGCTGTGGCTTGCGCGCCACCCGTTGCAGCAGCACGCCGGCCGCGTGCTGCTGTTCGCCGTGGGCGGCTTCGGCGTATGTGTGATCAGCTTCGGGTTGTCCCACCACTTCTGGCTGTCGGCGCTCATCCTGCTGTTCTACGGCGCGTTTGACGGCGTGTCGGTGGTGGTGCGTTCGACCATCCTGCAGCTGGCGACGCCGGAAGAGATGCGCGGTCGCGTGTCGTCCATCAACGGCATCTTCATCAGCTCGTCCAACGAACTCGGCGCGTTCTACGCGGGCACGATGGCGAAGTGGCTGGGACTGGTGCCTGCGGTGGTACTGGGCGGCTTCGCCGTGCTCAGCGTGGCGGGCATTACCGCCTGGAAGAATCCCACGCTGCGCCGATTGAACCTGCGCGACCTGCAGTAA
- the rimO gene encoding 30S ribosomal protein S12 methylthiotransferase RimO, with translation MSQLNPKVGFVSLGCPKALVDSERILTQLRVEGYDIVPTYDAADVVVVNTCGFIDSAVAESLDAIGEAMNANGKVIVTGCLGKRPEQIRAAYPDVLAVSGPQDYQSVMEAVHAAIPPRHNPFVDLVPDYGIKLTPRHYAYLKISEGCNHHCSFCIIPSMRGKLVSRPVDEVLREAERLVRGGVRELLVVSQDTSAYGVDVKYAERMWRDKAYQTRMKSLCEGLSELDAWVRMHYVYPYPHVDDMVPLMAENRILPYLDIPFQHASPRILRLMKRPGAVEKTLERVQNWRRIAPDITVRSTFIVGFPGETEAEFEELLSFLDEAQLDRVGAFAYSPVEGATANNLPDPVPEEVKQERLARFMEKQAQISASRLEAKIGTVQQCLVDAIEGDIAVARSKADAPEIDGLVHIQNADEVTLRVGDFVDVEITESDEHDLYGDALPPAAVPAARKSLDLKML, from the coding sequence ATGTCCCAGCTGAACCCCAAAGTCGGCTTCGTCAGCCTTGGCTGCCCGAAGGCCCTCGTCGATTCCGAACGCATCCTCACCCAGTTGCGGGTGGAGGGGTACGACATCGTGCCGACCTACGACGCCGCCGACGTAGTGGTGGTCAATACCTGTGGCTTCATCGATTCGGCAGTGGCCGAGTCGCTCGACGCCATCGGTGAGGCCATGAATGCCAACGGCAAGGTGATCGTCACCGGCTGCCTGGGCAAGCGCCCCGAACAGATCCGCGCGGCGTATCCGGACGTGCTGGCCGTGTCCGGTCCGCAGGACTACCAGAGCGTGATGGAAGCGGTGCATGCGGCGATTCCGCCACGCCACAACCCCTTCGTGGACCTGGTGCCGGATTACGGCATCAAATTGACGCCGCGCCACTACGCCTATCTGAAGATCTCCGAGGGCTGCAACCACCATTGCAGTTTCTGCATCATTCCGTCGATGCGCGGCAAGCTGGTCTCGCGGCCGGTGGATGAGGTGCTGCGCGAGGCCGAGCGGCTGGTGCGGGGTGGCGTGCGCGAACTGCTGGTGGTCTCGCAGGACACCTCGGCCTACGGCGTGGATGTGAAGTACGCCGAGCGGATGTGGCGTGACAAGGCTTACCAGACGCGCATGAAGTCGCTCTGCGAAGGCTTGTCCGAACTCGATGCCTGGGTGCGGATGCACTATGTCTACCCGTATCCGCACGTGGACGACATGGTGCCGCTGATGGCGGAAAACCGCATCCTGCCCTACCTGGATATCCCGTTCCAGCACGCCAGTCCGCGCATCCTGCGCCTGATGAAGCGCCCGGGTGCCGTGGAAAAGACCCTCGAACGCGTGCAGAACTGGCGCCGCATCGCGCCGGACATCACCGTGCGGTCGACCTTCATCGTGGGCTTCCCCGGTGAGACCGAGGCGGAGTTCGAAGAACTGCTGTCCTTCCTGGACGAGGCGCAGCTGGACCGTGTCGGTGCGTTCGCGTACTCGCCGGTGGAAGGCGCGACCGCCAACAACCTGCCTGATCCAGTGCCGGAAGAGGTGAAGCAGGAGCGTCTGGCGCGTTTCATGGAGAAGCAGGCACAGATTTCCGCGTCGCGGCTGGAGGCCAAGATCGGCACTGTGCAGCAATGCCTGGTAGACGCCATTGAAGGCGACATCGCGGTGGCCCGCTCCAAGGCCGATGCACCGGAGATCGATGGACTGGTGCATATCCAGAACGCCGACGAGGTGACCCTGCGGGTGGGCGATTTCGTCGACGTGGAGATCACCGAAAGCGATGAGCATGATCTGTACGGCGACGCGCTGCCGCCGGCGGCCGTGCCTGCCGCACGCAAGTCGCTCGACCTGAAGATGCTGTGA
- a CDS encoding HIT family protein, translating into MSDFELHSRLANDSVLVAEGPLSQIRLMNDERYPWLLLVPRLPGVTEWIDLDGEQQDKLRTELNRVSKALKVEDGVQKINIGALGNIVPQLHFHVIGRHEGDPAWPAPVWGHGEAHRFAPEVLEQRVLHWKDKLGYPPHP; encoded by the coding sequence ATGAGTGATTTCGAACTGCATTCGCGCCTGGCCAACGACAGCGTACTGGTCGCCGAGGGGCCGTTGTCGCAGATCCGGTTGATGAATGATGAACGTTACCCTTGGCTGCTGTTGGTGCCGCGCCTGCCCGGGGTCACCGAATGGATCGACCTGGATGGCGAGCAGCAGGACAAGCTGCGCACCGAGCTCAACCGGGTATCCAAGGCGCTGAAGGTCGAAGACGGGGTGCAGAAGATCAACATCGGTGCGCTTGGCAACATCGTGCCGCAGCTGCATTTCCATGTGATCGGGCGCCATGAAGGCGATCCGGCATGGCCGGCACCGGTGTGGGGCCACGGCGAAGCACATCGTTTCGCTCCGGAGGTGCTGGAACAACGTGTCCTGCACTGGAAGGACAAGCTAGGATATCCGCCCCACCCTTGA
- a CDS encoding dienelactone hydrolase family protein, with amino-acid sequence MGNWINLDTHHGKARAWEVLPEGTPRGGLVVIQEIFGVNPHMRSVAERFAAEGYAVLAPSFFDLLSDDADAPPVELPYDGDGVKAGLEKVDAVGVEKSLVLVRAAASRLAVHGKVGTVGYCWGGSIALLAALRLGLPSVSYYGARNVQFLDEVPKAPVMFHFGAQDKSIPPEAIAAHREKLPRMETFVYPADHGFNRDVGHAYDPDSAALALDRTLKFFKEHLG; translated from the coding sequence ATGGGCAACTGGATCAACCTTGATACTCACCACGGCAAGGCACGCGCCTGGGAAGTCCTGCCGGAAGGCACGCCCCGTGGCGGCCTGGTGGTCATCCAGGAAATCTTCGGGGTGAACCCGCACATGCGCTCGGTCGCTGAACGCTTTGCCGCCGAGGGCTACGCGGTCCTCGCGCCGTCATTCTTCGACCTGCTCAGCGATGACGCGGACGCCCCGCCGGTCGAGCTGCCCTACGACGGTGACGGCGTGAAGGCCGGGTTGGAAAAGGTGGACGCCGTCGGTGTGGAGAAGTCACTGGTGCTGGTCCGCGCCGCGGCCAGCCGGCTGGCCGTGCATGGCAAAGTGGGCACGGTCGGCTATTGCTGGGGTGGCAGCATCGCCCTGCTCGCCGCGCTGCGGCTGGGCCTGCCGTCGGTCAGCTACTACGGCGCCCGCAACGTGCAGTTCCTGGATGAAGTCCCCAAGGCACCGGTGATGTTCCACTTCGGCGCACAGGACAAGAGCATCCCGCCGGAGGCCATTGCCGCCCACCGCGAGAAGCTGCCCAGAATGGAGACCTTCGTGTACCCGGCCGACCACGGCTTCAACCGGGACGTCGGACATGCGTATGATCCAGACAGCGCCGCCCTGGCGCTGGACCGCACCCTGAAATTCTTCAAGGAGCATCTTGGATGA